The following is a genomic window from Geobacillus subterraneus.
CATTTATGGGCGCGAAACGTTTCGTGAAGTCGGCAGGCAAGCGAAAGCGCTTGGGTCGAAAGCGCTCATTGTGAGCGACCCGGTGATGGAGAACATCGGCCTTGTCGCCCGGTGTGAACACTATTTGCAAGAGGCGGGGGTGCCATTTGCCAAGTACACAGGGGTCGACAAGGAACCGACGGATGTTCATGTAAAAGAAGCGCTTGACGTCTGCCGGAGTGAGCAATGCGATGTCATCATCGCTCTTGGCGGCGGCAGCAGCATCGATGCCGCGAAGGCGGTGGCAGTGATGATGACGAATGAGGGAACGATCAGCGACTATGTTGGCAACGCTAGGATGTTCACGGAAAAACCGGTGCCGCTCATCGCCATTCCGACGACGGCCGGCACCGGTTCCGAAGTGACGAAAGTGACGGTCATTATTGATACGAAGACAGACGTCAAAATGATGATTTCCCAGCCGGCGCTCCTTCCGGCCGTGGCGATCGTTGACCCGCTTCTTACTGTCTCATGCCCGCCATCCGTTACCGCGGCAACCGGTGTCGATGCGCTTTGTCACGCGATCGAAGCGTATATTTCCCGACGCGCCCATCCCGTGACCGATGTGCTGGCGCTATCCGCCATTGAGGCGATCATCGGCCATTTGCGCCGGGCGTACGAAAACGGTCAAGACATCGAAGCGCGGGAGAAAATGGCGATCGCGGCCATGAAGGCCGGCATGGCGTTCTCGAATGCCTCGGTAACACTTGTGCACGGCATGTCGCGGCCGATCGGAGCGCTCTTCCACGTGCCGCACGGCGTGTCCAATGCGATGCTGTTGCCAGGGGTGCTTGAATTTACAAAAGACAGCGCCGGAGAACGATTGGCAGTGATTGCCCGGCTCATCAACCCGCAGCTGAAGGACGTTTCCGATGCCGAAGCGGCCGATGCGCTTGTTGAAGAAGTGAAACAGCTTTGCCGTGATTTGCACATCCCGAATATGAAAACATGGGGCATTGACAAAGCGGCATTCGACAAAGCAGTCGATAAAATGGCGGCTGATGCGCTGGCAAGCGGCAGTCCGGCGAATAACCCAAGGGTGCCGACTCATGAGGAAATTGTCGCGCTGTATCATATTTGTTACGACTATCAGTATGGCACCAATACGGTCAGCCGTTAAATGAAGCAACGGTCAAAAGAGGGGGAAAAGTATGCTGGGGATGATTGGTTTATTGGCCTCATTGGGATTGTTGATCTTTTTGACAATGAGGGGGATCAATATCATTATTGCCGCGTTGATCAGTTCTGTTCTTGTTGCGCTGACAGGCGGATTAAACTTGGAAAAAGCTTTGATGGAAAGCTATATGACGGGCTTTACCGGCTATTTCGCCAGCTGGTTTCTTATCTTCTTAGCCGGGGCGATTTTTGGCAAAGTGATGGAGGACACCGGGTCAGCTGACTCCATCGCTCATTGGGTAAAAGAAAAGTTTGGCGCTAAACATGCTGTATTGGCGGTCGTTGCTGCCTGCGCCATTATGACATACGGCGGTGTCAGCTTGTTTGTCGTCGGCTTTTCTGTTTACCCGATCGCCGTGTCACTGTTCCGTCAGTCGAATACGCCGCATCGTTTTATTCCGGCCGCCATGGTGTTCGGCTCGGTTTCGTTTACAATGACATCTCCGTATTCACCGGAGATTCAAAACATCATTCCAACGCAATTTTTCCATACAACGCCGGGGGCTGGGGGATGGGTAGGCATTTTCGTCGGCGCAACGATTGCTGTGGCTGGTTCCCTCTATTTAACGCGTGTTGTCCAAAAAGCGAAACAAAACGGCGAAACGTTTTCCTTGCCATACCGAACCGGCGACGTTTCCGGTGCGGTGAGTGAAATTGCTGCTTCGCTCGAGCGCGGCGCCGGCCGTCCGCTGCCGAACATTGTTTGTGCCATCCTTCCGTTAGTGGCGGTGATTGTTTCATTAAACATTTTGGCAAAATTCATTTCTTCGACTTCAGCAGGGGTCTTGTCACTTGTCCTTGGTATTGTGCTTTGCTGGGTGTTAAATGCGAAATTCGTCCGCAAATTT
Proteins encoded in this region:
- a CDS encoding iron-containing alcohol dehydrogenase, which translates into the protein MYELLVPSRVIYGRETFREVGRQAKALGSKALIVSDPVMENIGLVARCEHYLQEAGVPFAKYTGVDKEPTDVHVKEALDVCRSEQCDVIIALGGGSSIDAAKAVAVMMTNEGTISDYVGNARMFTEKPVPLIAIPTTAGTGSEVTKVTVIIDTKTDVKMMISQPALLPAVAIVDPLLTVSCPPSVTAATGVDALCHAIEAYISRRAHPVTDVLALSAIEAIIGHLRRAYENGQDIEAREKMAIAAMKAGMAFSNASVTLVHGMSRPIGALFHVPHGVSNAMLLPGVLEFTKDSAGERLAVIARLINPQLKDVSDAEAADALVEEVKQLCRDLHIPNMKTWGIDKAAFDKAVDKMAADALASGSPANNPRVPTHEEIVALYHICYDYQYGTNTVSR
- a CDS encoding GntP family permease; amino-acid sequence: MLGMIGLLASLGLLIFLTMRGINIIIAALISSVLVALTGGLNLEKALMESYMTGFTGYFASWFLIFLAGAIFGKVMEDTGSADSIAHWVKEKFGAKHAVLAVVAACAIMTYGGVSLFVVGFSVYPIAVSLFRQSNTPHRFIPAAMVFGSVSFTMTSPYSPEIQNIIPTQFFHTTPGAGGWVGIFVGATIAVAGSLYLTRVVQKAKQNGETFSLPYRTGDVSGAVSEIAASLERGAGRPLPNIVCAILPLVAVIVSLNILAKFISSTSAGVLSLVLGIVLCWVLNAKFVRKFWEAMASGAQDALVAAANTCAVVGFGAVAKNVPAFQKAVDVLVNIPGPELLGLGLAVTIICGMTGSASGGLGIALPILAPIYLAKGLDPGAMHRVATLASGGLDSLPHNGYIVTTIRAVCHETHERTYKPIFVLSVIIPLAGMFLAILLYSIF